One window of the Microplitis demolitor isolate Queensland-Clemson2020A chromosome 10, iyMicDemo2.1a, whole genome shotgun sequence genome contains the following:
- the LOC103580115 gene encoding heparanase — translation MSYFENNIWSKNEYHTLGRKENDQAGKSIIGSIVIGIFLILLVISLWNIGRHNLSKTYVVIIDTNSNLLHKTSERYLSFGLDSSLLRDMDRFPVKNDTFINLARYLSPAFVRVGGTSADCIFFNQPVPEATEKITSPVDAQDISNFTLASDDYLAIYQFTERAQLRMMFDLNALIRDPDNRWDDTNAKDIINFSKGHSMDIDWQLGNEPNSFRHVFNRPVSAKQLAEDYIHLRRLLNQLGYETSFLVGPEVNHIGDNDKAGEKYATEFLENNENSVDFLTWHQYYLNGREAKVADFINPNVFNRLPIQINNVQDVINQTNKNLKMWMSETSTAYGGGAPELSNRFVAGFLWLDKLGYGATVGVDVIVRQTFFGGNYSMIGEDLNPNPDWWVSVMYKQFVSSKVIQLKTPSNFGSIRLYGHCTCPSALISRVPAITVYGVNLNNDFVRISLLYYLKSYPRKNSKSFLYILTADYLQSRDIRLNGEILKLNSDGSLPAFKPIIVDSSQVITLPPFSMAFIIMHGVEHRACET, via the exons ATgtcatattttgaaaataatatttggagtaaaaatgaatatcaCACACTTGGACGTAAAGAAAATGACc AAGCTGGTAAATCAATCATCGGATCAATTGTCATCGGTATATTTCTGATACTTTTGGTGATATCACTATGGAATATAGGCCGtcataatttatcaaagaCTTATGTAGTAATTATAGacactaattcaaatttactgcACAAAACATCAGAACGTTATTTATCATTCGGCTTAGATTCCTCGTTGCTTCGCGATATGGATAGATTTCCTGTTAAAAATGATACATTTATTAACTTAGCGCGTTATTTAAGTCCCGCATTTGTCAGAGTGGGTGGGACATCCGcagattgtattttttttaaccaaccaGTACCCGAAgctactgaaaaaataactagTCCAGTTGATGCTCAGGACATTAGTAATTTTACTTTGGCCAGCGATGATTATCTAGCGATATATCAGTTCACTGAGAGAGCGCAATTGAGAATGATGTTTGATCTTAATGCTTTGATCAGAGACCCTGATAATCGTTGGGATGACACCAATGCTAAagacattattaatttttctaaaggACATTCTATGGATATCGATTGGCAACTTGGCAATG aaCCCAATTCATTTCGTCACGTGTTCAATAGACCAGTATCAGCAAAACAATTAGCCGAGGACTATATTCATCTCCGACGTCTTCTAAATCAACTAGGATACGAAACAAGTTTTCTAGTCGGACCGGAAGTTAATCATATTGGAGACAATGATAAAGCTGGAGAAAAATATGCCActgaatttttagaaaataatgaaaacagCGTTGACTTTTTAACGTGGCATCAATACTATCTCAATGGTCGCGAAGCCAAAGTTGCAGATTTTATAAACCCAAATGTCTTTAACCGGCTGccgattcaaattaataatgttcAAGATGTCATTAatcaaacaaacaaaaatttaaagatgtGGATGt CTGAAACGAGTACTGCATATGGTGGAGGTGCTCCTGAATTATCAAATAGATTCGTCGCGGGTTTTTTATGGCTCGACAAACTAGGATACGGAGCCACTGTTGGAGTTGATGTCATTGTACGCCAGACATTTTTCGGCGGCAATTACAGTATGATTGGTGAAGATCTTAATCCAAATCCTGACTGGTGGGTCAGTGTCATGTACAAACAGTTTGTTTCTTCAAAAGTAATCCAACTTAAGACACCATCAAACTTTGGTAGCATAAGATTATACGGACACTGCACTTGTCCAAGTGCATTAATTTCTCGTGTCCCTGCAATTACTGTCTACGGCGTTAATTTGAACAACGACTTTGTCCGAATATCTTTACTCTACTACTTGAAAAGTTACCCacgtaaaaatagtaaatcatttttatacattCTCACGGCAGATTACTTGCAATCAag agATATAAGATTAAAtggagaaattttaaaattaaattctgatGGAAGTTTGCCAGCTTTCAAACCTATTATCGTTGACTCATCGCAAGTTATCACCCTACCTCCTTTTTCAATGGcatttataattatgcatGGAGTTGAACATCGGGCTTGTGAAACATAA
- the LOC103570862 gene encoding tetraspanin-33 produces MYSHHHHRHHHHHHHHRRRTNNFTYVSSCVKYMIFMLNFIFWLFGGLLIGVGIYAFYDKLQTTGSVKVENVYDIVLNISLVMAIAGGVVFIVSFAGCVGALRENTCLLKFYSWCLLAFFLLEMGVSIVGFVFPHTLQSILEESFTDKIIQTYREDPDLQNLIDFGQQEFKCCGLSQEGYLDWQKNEYFNCSSPGRESCGVPFSCCINTTDISSGLVNIMCGYQIQMLPPSEASKRIWISGCIEIVRTWAERNLYTIAGIALGIALSQLFVIYLAKTLEGQIEMQRARWRS; encoded by the exons ATGTATTCCCATCATCaccatcgtcatcatcatcatcatcatcatcacagGAGACGTACCAATAATTTTACCTACGTCAGCTCCTGTGTTAAATacatgatttttatgcttaaCTTTATCTTTtgg CTTTTTGGAGGATTGTTGATTGGAGTGGGAATCTatgcattttatgataaactACAAACAACCGGATCAGTTAAAGTAGAAAATGTTTATGATATTGTTCTGAATATTTCACTTGTGATGGCTATTGCTGGTGGTGTTGTATTTATTGTTAGTTTTGCTGGCTGTGTTGGTGCATTGAGAGAGAATACATGTCTTCTTAAATTT tactcatGGTGTCTActagcattttttttactagaaatGGGTGTATCTATTGTTGGTTTTGTATTTCCTCATACATTACAATCTATTCTTGAAGAATCATTTACTGATAAGATAATCCAGACATACAGAGAGGATCCAGACTTACagaatttaattgattttggACAACAAGAA TTCAAATGCTGTGGGTTAAGTCAAGAAGGTTACCTAGATTGGCAGAAAAACGAGTACTTCAATTGCTCGAGCCCCGGTAGAGAAAGCTGTGGTGTACCTTTTTCATGTTGTATAAACACGACAGATATATCAAGCGGACTAGTTAATATAATGTGCGGTTATCAAATTCAAATGCTCCCGCCATCAGAAGCCAGCAAGAGAATATGGATAAGCGGCTGCATTGAGATAGTCCGTACATGGGCTGAGCGTAATCTTTATACAATAGCGGGCATAGCACTGGGTATTGCGCTGAGTCAATTATTTGTGATTTATTTAGCTAAGACATTAGAAGGACAAATTGAAATGCAAAGAGCACGCTGGCGTTCTTGA